The genome window GGAGGTTCGGGGAAGAGTTGAGATTTGCCGTCCATATCGAACCCCGTCTGGAAATTGACGGTGCTGCGGTGTCGAGTACCCGGGTACGCGAGTTGATCCGCTCCGGCGAGGTGAGGGCGGCTGGGCGGCTGCTCGGCCGTCCGTTTACGATTGCCGGACTGATCGCGCCCGGGCGCGGCATCGGCCGCCAGCGCACCGTCCCCACCTTGAACTTGCAGCACTACGACGAGCTACTTCCCGCCATCGGCGTTTATCTCACTCGAGTGAGTGACCAGCCCGCGCTCACCAATGTGGGCGTGCGCCCCACGTTTGGTCCCTCAGGTCCGCTCACGGTGGAGTCCCATCTGCTGCATCCTTCCGCGGAGAACCTGAGCGCCGGCTTGGGCGACCGTCTGGAAATCGCCTTTCTCGATCGCCTGCGGGATGAGCGCAAGTTCGACTCGCCCGACGAGCTACGGACGCAAATCCAGTCCGATATCGCCGCCGCCGAGAAATTCTTTGCCAATCAGTAGCCCCAGTAGGGCGCGTAGGCGTTCCAGGCGGTCCATTGCAGTTGTTGCGCCGTACGCCCGCCCGGACCCGAGTATGGGTGGTAAAGATGCGTTCCGCGACACTCATGTTTGCCGGATCAGGTCCAGAAGGTCGGACTTTGTTACCATGGCGACAGTGTGTCACTCATTCCCCGAACAGGAGTAAAGCCGATGAAACCTGTCTTTCGTTCTGCAGCCGTTGCGGTCGCGCTGGCGTGTTGCGGCCTGCTTGCCGCCGCGCAATCTTCCAATCCGGTCGCTGATGCGGTGCGCGCCTCGATGCAGCGCTCGGCCAAGATCATGGTCGCTGCCGCCAAGGACATGCCCGCCAACAAATACAGCTATAAACCAACCGCAGGCTCGATGACGTTCGGACGCCTGGTGCTGCACGTCGGGCAGTCAAATGCCATGACCTGCCACTGGATCATGGGCGGCACGTCCATGGCGCCGACCACGCTCACCCCTACCTCCCCCAAGGGTGAGCTGGTCGCCTACCTGCAAAAAGCGTTTGACTACTGCAACACCAAACTCGCCGATTTAACCGACGCGCATCTGAGCGAAATGAAGCCCTTCTACGGCCATCGCCAGGTGACCAAAGCGGCGCTGCTGTTCGCACTCACCGATGACATGGCCGATCATTACAGCCAGCAGGCGGCCTACCTGCGCAAGAACGGAATGCTGCCGCCGACGGCGCGCCGCGGCAAGCCGTAAGAATTTTTGCGTTTCCCGTTTCGAGTTCACGCCCGGGAGTCTATTCCGCTTTGAGCGCACGGGTCATGAGTTCGCTCAAGGCCCGGCGCGGAGTGAGATGCTCGAACAGGACGCGGTGCATCTGCGCCAGGATGGGCATCTCGACCCCCCACCGCTTGGCCAGCAGTACGCCGGCGGCGGTGGTGCGCACGCCTTCGGCAACCATGGGCGTCGCCGCCTGCGCCTCCGCCAACGTCTTGCCCTGACCGAGAGCGATTCCCAGTGCACGGTTGCGGCTGAGGGCGCCGGTGCAGGTCAGCACTAGATCGCCCAACCCGGCCAAACCCGCGAGCGTTTCCGCCTGGCCGCCCATAGCAATAGCAAGGCGGCTCATTTCCGCCAGGCCTCGCGCGATCAACGCCGCTTGGGTGTTTGAGCCCAGACCCAGGCCGGTGCAGATGCCCGAGGCGATGGCAATTACGTTTTTCAGTGACGCCGCCAGCTCGACGCCGATGACGTCTTCGCTGGTGTACAGCCGCAAGCTGGAAGAGGCCATACGTTTTTGCAGCGAGCGGGCCAGCTCGGGGGCGTGGGAAGCCAATACGACCGCGGCCGGTTCGCCGGCGGCAACTTCGCGGGCAAAGGTCGGTCCGCTGAGGGTGGCCAGACGCCTGCCAACGCCTTCTCCCAGCACGTCGACCGCAACTTCGCTTACGCGCAGGCAGGTCTGTTCCTCGAGCCCTTTGGTGGCGAGCAGAATCTCGCCTGCGGGCGGCAGCACCGGCTGCAGCCGGCTCAACGTCGTGCGCAGCGCATGCGACGGGGTGGCGACCACGGTCAGCGGCCCCACGGCTTCGACCAGTTTCGTCGTGGGACTTATGCCGGAGCCAAGAGGAAAGCCCGGCAAGAACACGGCGTTCTCGTGTTCATCGCGGATGCGTTCGGCCAGCTCCGGCTCATAAACCCACAACCCAACTTCGTATCCCAGGCGCTCGAGCACCAGCGCCAGCGCCGTGCCCCAGCTTCCAGCGCCGATGACACCAGCACGCTTGCCCCGCGAATAGCTCCGTTCTTTGGCGCTTGTGCTCATGCGATTTTTCCGGCGCCCTGACCCAGGCGGGACTCGGTACCCTGCGACAGGCGGCTCAGATTGCCCTTATGGCGGTAAACGACCAGGGCCATGGCTGCCGCTGTCACCGCAACGATAACCGGCGCGATGTGACCGGCGTGCATCGGAATCAGCAGCAGCAGCGGCAACGCGCTGCAAGCGCAGATGGATGCCAGCGAAACGTAACGCCATGCCGCCAGGACGATGAGAAAGACCACCACTGCGCCCGCCAGAGCGCCTGGCGCCAGCGCCATAAAGGCCCCGAGCGCCGTCGCGACGCCCTTACCGCCGTGCCCCCGCAGCCAGGGGCTGAACATATGGCCGACGATCACTAAAAACAGACAGCCGGCTACCAGCACCGCCGGGTTTTGCCCCCAGTGCAGCGCCAGCCATAGGGCAAGCCAGCCTTTGAAGGCGTCCAGCAACAGAGTGAGAATGCCGAGCTTTTTGCCAGCCGTGCGCAGAACATTGGTCGCCCCGATGTTTCCGCTGCCGGAGCGGCGGATATCGCCGCCCGTGTGCCAGCGAACTAACAAATAGCCGAAGGGGATCGATCCCAGCAGAAATGCCAGGGGCAGGAGCAACCAATGCATGCCTCTCGATTGTACTGAGGAAATCGCACACAATGACAGCATGGCCTGGCTACGATTTCTTTGGCGAGCGACGAGGGGACACCGCTTCACACCATGGCGGAGTCCGTTGCTGGCCTGGCGGATCGAGACCTACT of Acidobacteriota bacterium contains these proteins:
- the plsY gene encoding glycerol-3-phosphate 1-O-acyltransferase; amino-acid sequence: MHWLLLPLAFLLGSIPFGYLLVRWHTGGDIRRSGSGNIGATNVLRTAGKKLGILTLLLDAFKGWLALWLALHWGQNPAVLVAGCLFLVIVGHMFSPWLRGHGGKGVATALGAFMALAPGALAGAVVVFLIVLAAWRYVSLASICACSALPLLLLIPMHAGHIAPVIVAVTAAAMALVVYRHKGNLSRLSQGTESRLGQGAGKIA
- a CDS encoding NAD(P)-dependent glycerol-3-phosphate dehydrogenase, with product MSTSAKERSYSRGKRAGVIGAGSWGTALALVLERLGYEVGLWVYEPELAERIRDEHENAVFLPGFPLGSGISPTTKLVEAVGPLTVVATPSHALRTTLSRLQPVLPPAGEILLATKGLEEQTCLRVSEVAVDVLGEGVGRRLATLSGPTFAREVAAGEPAAVVLASHAPELARSLQKRMASSSLRLYTSEDVIGVELAASLKNVIAIASGICTGLGLGSNTQAALIARGLAEMSRLAIAMGGQAETLAGLAGLGDLVLTCTGALSRNRALGIALGQGKTLAEAQAATPMVAEGVRTTAAGVLLAKRWGVEMPILAQMHRVLFEHLTPRRALSELMTRALKAE
- a CDS encoding DinB family protein; this encodes MKPVFRSAAVAVALACCGLLAAAQSSNPVADAVRASMQRSAKIMVAAAKDMPANKYSYKPTAGSMTFGRLVLHVGQSNAMTCHWIMGGTSMAPTTLTPTSPKGELVAYLQKAFDYCNTKLADLTDAHLSEMKPFYGHRQVTKAALLFALTDDMADHYSQQAAYLRKNGMLPPTARRGKP
- the ribF gene encoding riboflavin biosynthesis protein RibF, with amino-acid sequence MRVLNQLPEAPSPCVAAVGNFDGVHLGHQKLLAAAVADARRRGVEAVAVSFEPHPARILTPQVAPRLLTPREQKIPLLAACGLDALLLLPFTRDLSLLSPREFVERILVRGLRVAAVYEGANFRFGHRGQGSGEVLRRFGEELRFAVHIEPRLEIDGAAVSSTRVRELIRSGEVRAAGRLLGRPFTIAGLIAPGRGIGRQRTVPTLNLQHYDELLPAIGVYLTRVSDQPALTNVGVRPTFGPSGPLTVESHLLHPSAENLSAGLGDRLEIAFLDRLRDERKFDSPDELRTQIQSDIAAAEKFFANQ